The DNA region AACATAGCGAAAAGCATAAGGTTCAAGCCGTATGGCAACACTACttgcttgaagttctcCAGGGCATGAATTATAAATTTCAGGTAGTTGTTGAAGTGtacgttgttgaagtccTTATGGATAAGTGCCCTTCTCTCTATGACCACTACCATGATAAATATGTTCCACACAATGTTGGTTTGCCTGAAGAGACAACTAACGAGTGCACTCAAAGCACTTAGCCAAATGCTGGTAGTCTCGCCGAAAGGTAAAGTTATGGCCAGTGTTAAAGACTCAAGAATGAATATCGAAGACCACACATCTGTGTAATACAAGTAGTAATATGAGGCCATTAACGGGAAGCATATCAGGGAGGCTGGCCAGAATCCTATCGCATTAAAGAGAAAAAGTGGCCTCAAAACTACTAACGGTAGTATAATCATGCCGCCAAATAGGTTTGTGAGCCTGAGAATTGTAAGAGAACTCCATGAAGTGAGTAGTCGCAGCCACTTGTAATTAAGCCATCCGAGAACATAAAGACCGGGAGGCGTTGTAATTTTCGGGTCCCATGTTTTCCAGTTGCCCCCAATGTACTGGATGGTTTGCTTTACATGAAAGACCTCGTCTATGAATTGATATGGAACAACCGAGTTGGCGAGTTTAGCGAAAGTTACCCCAAAATAAACCAGCAGAATAGGCCATACTATTAGGTTGAATAGAAATCCGGCCTCAACCTCGTGTAGGATTTCattctcaagcttttcttcaagtgtgagctctttttcatccTTAGTATCCATTATGGGTAAAGATGAGTGGATCTGGGAAGCTCAAATGTTGCAAAACCAATCTCGTAAGTAATCAAGAGCTCTCTAGATTCTTCGAGAGCTATCAGTGGCTTTGTGATTGTCTTTTATTTGTCTGTTCcgctttcttcaatttctttgcCCTCTCAGCTTAATTTGGTTTTCGATGGTCAATTCAACTTAAACTTCTCAATGGcagaaaaaagaggaagCAACATCCGCGGGCaacatctttgaagatctgCTGGTTACATGAACCGAGTTGTTTATGGTCTCCTGCTAACTTTGGTGTTGAATGTCGTACGGGgccaaagcttttggccCGCGCTATCGAGCGACTCACTAATAGCCCTGCGATCACAGAGGGATGTCTTGTCCAATATAAGCATCGATAAGGTCCCTATGGTTGGAGTCCAGCTCAATGAGGTTGCTTTTAGAGGCACAAGCAATGAAACTGAGTCACTGGAAATTTTGGCATCGCTTTTGAACGTGGGAGTTCAGGCCTACATGATGGATATTGAATTCGATGAATCTTATAACCTTACAATTTCGGGCTCGGACACGAGTCTTGGTACGACGCTATCTACCTTCAAACGTTTCATAAGCTCCAGCAACAACTACCTGAATGCCGACATGCTAGTTTTGTTGCTGCGGCTTAAACAAAATACAAACACAAGCACAAAGGGTGCTCCATCTAATTTCCCCAACATCACTGCGATCTTAGACCTTTATCTGGGCAGCTCGACCCTTTACACCCCAAGCCAGTTGGCTTATGATCGTTCTTCTGGCAATGTTGCGCCTTCTTATGGGAATTTAAATTCTCCAGACTGGCCTAGCTTAAATTATTTCCTATACAgcattcaaaagagagcagTTGTGTTTTATGTTGATACTGCCTCTTCAGATGCTCTGCAAAGTCCAGCAATCTTCAATGCCTCGAATTTGAACTACGAAACCTCGAACACGCCCATAGTTTGCCCGCTCACCAATAATGCGCAAGTGCTTAATACCTCAAGTTTGAGCTGGAGGTTTTTACAGAAGGACTATTCCCCAAGTGACATAAGAGAGTACACGATGTGTGGATACTCTCCGATAATTGATAATAAATACAATCCAAATTCGATAAACACCATCTCCAATGTACTTGAAAACAGCTTACTTTGGTCTTGGGCCTCTAACGAACCAAATACTTCCGATGACACCAGAAGTAACTCCACTTCTCTTGTTGCCCGCAGATGTGCTGTTGTACATTATACAAAGTCCAATTCCTCAAGCTACTGGACTGTTGCGAACTGTTACGACCGCAAACGTGCTTTGTGCAAACGTGATGGCAACGATTTTGAATGGGCTGTGACTCAAGAGGGTGCGAGCTACTTTTCACATCATGACCAAGACGGAAATGGTTTTTGTCCCGACAACTTCTCGCTCTCGTTACCTCAAACAGCCTTGCAGGAGAAATCTCTTGACAACTATCTTTCTCAACTGAGCCCCGAAGGCTGGGAAATTTGGATAGATCTAAACTCAGTATCAGTTCCGGATTGTTGGGTACCGGATGGGCCGTATGCTAGCTGTCCGTACCAGAAGGAAGTCAGTACTAGAAATTTTGTTTCAATGATAACGCCTGTTTCAGTTTTTGCTGCGGTTACAATACTAATGCTTATTATGCTTAGCTGGCGAAGGGTTCCCATACAGGACAATCGAAAGCGTTGGAAGAGAGTCATTAACTCGCATCTGGGTTCCAAAGCTGAGGGCGTTCCAGCATAGTAACCTACTTAAGATCGGAATACCTTTCATAAATGACATTAGCGTTAGCAATATAGAGCTTGTATAGCGGTACCGATCTCTAACATAACATATTGTACTATTTGTACGAAGGCTTGCGTGCAGGACTTGCATACCTTAAGACTTTTCTCGTTAAcctccttcttttgaatgcaTCGTCTACCAAAAACTGATCATCAATTTGCAGGTTTAGGCACCGTTCAGTTGACCATCCACCAACATTATAATCAATCTCCCAAACTGAATTAGCATCAAATGACCATGTCAATGGAGGACAGACACATTCCAGTTCATCTACTCCAGGTGGCAAAACTTGggcttttcgaaaactatCGCGAGGATCGAAGACGCTACTCGAGTACTTTACGAAAGACCAATTGTTTGAAagtgcttctttcttgaaaatttcaaaTATCTCAATGACTCTGACCTCTGGTTGCTCATCCAAAATTACATCGTAGCGttctgttcttttcaaCGCTTCCTTCCCTCTGTCAAGCTGTTCCTTTTTGACAACCTGGGCTAGTTTTGGCCGAACTTTGGGATGAATTGCAACCATACTCAACCAAGCTAGTGCTGCCAAAAGCGCACTCCAATTGATAAAAGGTGAGATAATTCCTGAGAGGAGAAGTGCTCCAAGGCCTGCAAGAAACAGAACTGTCGACCTGTGCTCATCTTTAAATCCCGCAGTACCATACACAAACCTTTCGATACTGTTTGATAAAGAAACCATCGCCGACATGCTGTTTTGTAGGTCTCTTAAGTTGACAACAAATTCCATACTTTGTTTGATATTATGGGCTTTTTTGACGTCCTGGGGATCAGCTTCCAAGTTATAGTCGTACTCACGAATATCTTCATTGAGATAGTTATGAGTTCTCTTTCCTCCACTAGTAAGCGAAACGATAAGGGATCTCCCGTACTGTTTTCGAGAGAGgaaatttgttcttctggGAGGGTGCCTATGCATGTAACCTGGAACCATAAGTCCGTACAGGACATAAAGCAAAGGAATGACTGCTAAGTATATTGGATTGAAGCATATCATAGTTACCATAATGAGCATTGTGATCGTTCCAGAAGGGTTCCGCCAAGCAACTAAACGAATGACGGAGTCCTGAAGCTCGAAAATTGATCCTAATTTAGTAGTCAGGATTTTCAGGTTGGAAGCGAGAATTGTAGCAGATAGCTTCTGCCTTCTTTTCCGATCTGGGTCATTGAGTCGTTGACTGAAATGTTCTCGTTCGGGAAAGTTCTCGGGTAATATAGTAGATATCATTTTGTCCAGCAAAATATCAATGAAATGTTCCTGAGTTCCTCTTGTGCGCTCAGATTTAGGCTTTTCAGCCATCTTTTCTGGTTCAGAAGTTTGTGAGCTGCCTAACTCACTGCCAAGTTCGTATTCCTGTCTAAAGTTTTCGTCCTTCCAAAACCCATCTGAACTTTCTGAGGGCACAAATTGGGCAAACTGATCATAATCTTCATCGATAGTAATCCCGTCGCTTGCCTTACTCGATTTGAGCCTTTGGTAAGCTGCTTCGAAAAATGAACTTGCTACACCATGGATTAAATCCCGGTTGGAGACCCTTTTGAACGTACTATCGTCATCCTCTTCAGGAACCGCATGATTTTTATTAGCATACTTTCGCGCCATAAATCCACCAATGATCGAGTCGCGGCGCCCGCGTGTGACAGGCATCTCAGTCATTGTTGTGTTTTCGTCGCTTGTTCAGAACCCCTCAGCCCTACTTCTGCGATGACTTGAATTTCAGAAATAATTACTGGCGCTATCTAATTAGGGTTTTATTATATCTTGTACATTAGACATTTCAAAAGATGTATTTGTTTTTTATAGCTCAAAGGCAGCGTACTGTGATTATCTGATTAATTCCCGGTTTTTATGAATGCCTTCCGTGTACTCTATTAGATCGCTTCCGTATATTCCTCGTTCCTGTGCCTCGAAAATGGGACAATCTTGGAGGTTCCACAGCTCATAAAATCGAACTGTTTCATCGTTTGTGGCAACACATATGGAACTATGATCAGGCGATGCTGCAGCACTCAATACTCGAAGAGACGTGCTTGAGTGCACCTCGATAGTCGGTGTCATTGCTGGATACGAGTACACCGAGACCAGAGTCGGCTTCTCCACATCACCGAAACCGAAGGTTGCAACTATCTGTTTTTGCCTCAGGGACCATATGAGCGATGTTATCTGGCCTGgcgcttttgtttctttcatAAGTGTGCCTGATCGAGTGTGCCAAAATCTGATATTTCGGTCCTTACTTCCTCCGCCGGTGGCCAGCAGTGACCGAGACCAGGGACAGAATGCCACTGCCTTCACAGCTGCTTTGTGTGGAAGCAAAAACTCCATTCGGGGATTTTTGAGGTCAGAAATATCCCATATTGTGCAGGAGTTGTCGTTTCCTCCGACCGCTAACTGAGTGGCTGTTCCGTTGATTGAAAGACCTGCATTGAAGGGAGTTAGTAAAAGCGAGGGTTAAAGGAGTAACTTTATTTGGAAATAAGAGGGTGTTTCGAGCTTATAAATACCGCAAACTTGTTGGCCCTGTGCTCTGAATTTTGATATAGAACAAAGTGTTAAAGGTTGGTTCAGGAAAGCCATGCTTTTCTCGTTGGTACGTGAGACCTGTGGTATGGAAAACTCGCTACCCTCTGGCACTTCGTCTGCACTTATTTCTTGCTTTGTAAAATTCCGATTTCCCACATAATCCTCACCGAACTGTCCTCTCTCAGAGGATATAAGATGAGCATAATCTGGCTTTATTTCAATAGCGTGAATGTTCCCGTTCTCTTGTCCTACTAGCATTACTGATCTGTAATTTTTTTCTAACCATTGCACACAGCATATTCCTTGTAGGCTTCTGTCAGAACTCACACTAAGAGGTTTGTAGCCGCCCTCGTCGGAAGgttcttcgtcctcaacCTGATCATATAGAAGGAGCCTTCCCTGTTTAGTGCCCACTAACAAGTACCTTTCAAAGGGTGAAAATGACACACAAGTCACAAAGTCGTTTCTTAGCTGCAGATATGAGTAGTGAAGAACGTTTACTGCGCCCCTTGTGTCAGACCATAAATAGACCGCGCAGCCTAGTCCAACTGCTATGTTTCCCGTCTTTGGAGACCATGATACAAGATTAGAGTAGAAATCATTCCTTAGCGAAGGCGCATCAAGCACTCGGAATGGAGTGTATGACTTGGCTCTTGTGGCAGGCCTCTGAAATGCGGGGACGAggcttcttgttctcaAACTATGTGAAAAAGCTTGGGAAGCCAAGTACGGTAGAACCAAACGCGGACAGAGTACTGACAGTAGAGGGTCGACTCTAGAGTGGTTTGCACTATACTTTGTCGCAATTgtgtttgtttttgttaagCTAGCGGCAACAGCGGCTTCCAAAGGCGAAAATTGGTAAACCCTCTCTGTTGATTGGAACCCCAAAGCATCAGCCACGTACCTACGGTAAAGCTTCTGGAAATCGCCAACGCTTGCGtcttctttgctgctgGGAGGTTGCGTATTACTGGGAACAACAGAATTATAATGTCGGGTTGTTCGGAGATCGGTGAAGAACCCTGGCATACTGAGATGCGATGGTGAAGGGGAAGCTTCGAGAACATGCTCTGTACTATCAAAGTCAAGTGTTTTCAGCCTTTGAGCTGCGCGGAAAGCACTTCCGGACGCCAGCTGTGGGATAAACCGGTCCGTAATGTCGCAAGAGCGGCCATCCGTATTGCCTCCCCTAACGCGCTTGGGAGTTATAAATGCCGCTTTGTCGCTACCTGTTCGGATCTTAGTATGGCGCTCGGTACCTTTGGTACTTTTCTGCCCTTTTTTATGCATTCTATGGGTGGTACGTAGGGTGTCACTGGCTCGGTTATTAGGGAAACGGCGTTGCCGGTCGAAACCTGTTGGTCCCGCACAGTAGTCTATAGCAAACACTGGGTGAGCAATCTCGAGCAGttggaaacaaaaaacaGCTCCGGGATAACTGTTTTTTAGAATCGGGTGTCCCTGTAACTGCGATTTGTCGGTTGTTTATTCTGTGGTTTAGAATGTGTTGAAAAAACTGTCACTGACATTATCACTAACGTTCGGACTTTGTAAACATAAAAAGAGCTACACTAACAGAGCTTAGACTAAGCTATAGAGTGCCACCGACTCGATACATGCTCTGgtttgaagttgaagcAACTTTGCGAGTGTTTCTTTCGAATCATTGATGGGCTttatcatcaacaagaGAATGTAAACGCGAGAGCATTAACATCCAATGAGTCTGCAGCATTCTCTAAGTCTTCGGGCCAATCAACGAAGCCTCACCAGCGATTTCTAGTACACATGGGCTACTTCCGCCAAGGACAGTTTATCTGCAATGGGAAGTTGAACAGTGAGCTTATTGGCCATGCCCATGATAGCCATCTTACTGCACCCAAAAACTCGGGTACTACGTGAAGTTAACTTAGTCCTTCAAAGCTGCCTACAAGGCGTATTGAGGCAAGCTGCTAGGGCTTAATTAGATGAAAGTGTCCTGTTGGTTACAAAAACTCATATGCTTGAGGCCAGACTCGTTGCGATTTTACCGAATGGGGACTCGACCCTTCCACTAAGCGCAAATTGGGAGGCTGTTTATAAGCGAAGGCCTGCTAGGGTTATCGCTGTTACGTGGTCAGCCTCCCGGTACGAGAAGCGGGAGATTGCGCGCCTCAGTGAACTATCTACGTACACGTGACATTCTAGTGTTTATATAACTAAACTATGCATCACACGTAAATCAAAGACGCACCCCGACGAGATCACAAACAAGCTGTGATGAACACCAGACCTCCCATCGTCGCATCCAATCCTGTGAGCGATGGCAGATTCCTTGGGGTCAACTTCAATCAGGATTATTCATGCTTCAGCTGTTCCACGCAAACGGGCTTCATGGTTTTTAATGTCGATCCGCTAGAATGTAAACTCTCTAGGCAATTCAGCAACGGTAATGCAAGTGGTATAGCAACTACTAGGATGCTGTACCGTACCAATTACGTTGCTCTTGTTGGAGGGGGCAGAAAGCCGCGCTACCCGCCAAACAAACTAGTCATTTGGGATGACCTACAGCAGCGCGAATCCATCACTCTTAGCTTTATGTCCGCTGTTAAAGAAATGTTTTTGTCGCGTGTGCACATTGTAGTGGTCTTGGAGAACTCGATAGAAATATACGAGTTCAGCGCAAGCCACAAAAGATTAATTTCGCCACTGGAAACCTGCGCTGGCGCAGCAGCTGATTTCGTGGTTTGCCAGCGTACGATGCGCCGGTTGTCAGCAACACAAGCTCAAGCCTCCTCCGGAAATATCCCTCAAACAATAACAAAAGGCATATTGGCGTTTCCATCGGCAAGGAATCCTGGGCAGGTCCAGGTAGCGGATCTATCCCACCTTCAATCCAGtgagattgaagaaagagcagcTACTCAATTGCCCACTTCAATCATCAAAGCGCATAAAACACCTATAAGACTTATAAAGCTGAGCCCCAATGGTTCTATGGTCGCAACATGCTCTCAACAAGGAACAATAATTCGCATTTTCAGTACGCAGAATGGCTCGCTTTTGGGAGAGTTCAGAAGAGGATTAGATCGCGCAGATCTTTACGAAATGGCATGGAGCCCACGCAGTAATCGTCTTGCTGTGGTGAGCGATAAGCAAACCTTGCATATCTTCCAGGTCACCGACGAAGACGGGGAtatgaagaacaagactCACGTCTTGAAGGATGTGCCATTTTTCTGGAAGCCTAAGTACCTCGATTCTACGTGGTCTATGTGTTCCTTGCATTTGCGTTCTGCGCTGAAGGGCAGAGACTCCATGAACGACCAAGACTTTTACAACGACAGATGCAAGCTTGGTTGGTGCCAAGAGGGAGACGAAGATTCCCTAGTACTCATATGGAAGCAGAGTGGAGTGTGGGAGAAATATGCCATACTGGAGAAGGAGCCCAAGACATATGCGGTGAACGAAACCCTGCAAACGTCTGTTACAGCgcaaaatcaaaacaaaaagcattGGGAAATTGTGCGCGAAAGCTGGAGAAAATTGTGATGAACTctgtcattatgcaactaCATAAAAGAAAGTCAGTCACTTAAGTGAGTGCTTCCACCAGCAATTTGCAGTCGTCATTTTCATGAAAATACACGCCATGGTAGTTCTGGGAAAATCTTGCGCAGTCATCTTCTGAGTTAAATGCCATGAAGGTCAAGGTACGGCCCGTCGTGGGATCCCAGTATAACTTGAAGCAGTGCTTGATGTCGTACAACCAGAATCTGTCCATGATGTGGTAAGGTCGTAGATCCGAAGGGAAGTTCCAAACCAGCAGCGATTTTGTCTGGAGAGGCTCTACCGTTTTCCTAATAGTTTCTAATGTTAGCTCTGGGGTGCCAGCACCCCTACCTGAACGTAATGTATGGAAAAAGCTCTCGCGAGAGTCGAATGCAGCGAGCAAGTTACGCGCGTACAACCCATATCCAACTTCAGGGTTCTGGGAGCTGGACTGTGTAAAATGCGGCCTTACGCCGTCCACACGGCTAAAGGTGATGTATTTTCTGTAAGCCTCCATTGTTTTGTGGTCGGGGAAAACAAGCCTGTACTTGTCTCTGAACTGAAAGTACCTGGGGTCACGCACCTTGAGCACTTCGAAGTCAAGGACAGAGCTTGCAACAGCGCGAGTAGAGAATCTCGTCTGCGGCAGCAGGTCCACAAAATCTGACTTTGCCAAAAGAGGGTTATACGATTTCAGTTCTAAGATCCTAGGCTTGGCGTATTTCagttcttcgtcctcgctCCCGTGTCCCCTAGCTGCATTGTGGGCAGCGGGATACGAGCCAACCACGTTGCCCGTGCTTTTCAGTTTCCCAAGTACACTCTTCACGACTTTGCTAGAACTCATGGGGTTGATGCGCAGCTCGAGTGTCCTAATGTTACCTGCCGGCGCATTATCACGCTTCTGTTCGTAATCtgtcaagctcatcgagaGCTTTATGATTTTATTACCCGGCCtgacttttgaaaaatatataAACGGGTGGCGTTTTCCTAAGTACACACTCTTCATGCCACTTTTAAAAGAACAAGGCCTGCGTCGTTTCCCTCATTACGGCAAGATCAGCATCAGACTAGCGTGTTCGCTTTTGCGAACGCGCTAACCTATATCGAACATGGTTCTTGCCTTTTACCAGAACCATCCGGGTGCTGTCTTCGCCGGGACCGATCTAGCAGTGCTCCATATTTTTTGGAACCTTCCCTTTTTCGTTGGCTTAACTGCGGCGTTGTCGCTGCGAGTTTGATGGAACCAAGTGGAACTCATTCAATCCCTTAGAGCTCCCAATGAGTCCATTGGCGCGAGTTATCGGATGTTGTGAGTAACCCTAACACAAAGACCCTTTCTTCACAGACTGAGTTCGCAGCACTGCACGACGTCTGGACCGTAACTAACATGTATAGCTGTCCTAGATTGCCGCCGTTTGTAAGCAGGACGGAGTGATTGGCACGGGTCCCATATCCCAGGGAACGTGGCTACCACTCATCCTTGAAGCGATAGCGCGGTGGAGATTTTGGCCGTTCTCCCTTATCTTGTGCTATCTTTGGGGCCGGCAGTTGGCCTTTCCGCTTAATTTGGCGTTTGTGTTTTTTCGCATACCGCTCTGTTTCCCCAAAGAGTAATTTTATTCTCGCGGTTGACTTTTACGGTTCGATGAGGTACCTGATTCGAcctgaaaaaaaacagtgAAGACCGATGAAATGATGGAATCGATTCTTTCCATCAGAGACTAGTTAAAGGTTCGAGAGACCTGGTCAAATCAGAGGCTGTGACGTTCAAACTGTGGAGATGATTACCACGTCAATCGAGAGACCCACCACTACTGTGTTCTTGGCACCTCCCAGGATTTTCCGCAGAGCTGACAGCTCCACCAACTCCGGCTCATCTACCTCTGAATCGTCTTCGAAGGCGTCATCAACGAAATGCGGTAACGGCTCAAAGTGTACTTTGCCGGCAGACCGCACAGAATCTGCGACGGTCGCTGTAGCAGTTGTGGTGCCGGTCGTGGTGGTGATTTTGGTGCTTGGCTTCGTACTTTGGAAagtttggagaagaagcaggaaaGAAGCCATGGAAGacaatgacccagacttCGATGGCGACGGTGAATACATGCCCGCCGCCAATGCTGGATACGAGCTGAAGGAGAACAGCGTGCCGACTTCTGGCAGTAATTTCGATGACTACGAATTTAAAAGCCAAGGATATCCGGCAGATGCCGGGTACGCGGGCTCTAACTACTATAAGCCCCCTATCGTGGACCCTTTCCAACTACCAATGAGCGATGACGCAGGCGACCTGAGGACTTTCGCGCGGTCTATCCAAAACAACGAGTTTGATGGGTACAGACTAGCTTCTCATAGTGCTAGTGAGCTCTCTCTTTCAAACCCAACCGGCGGGTTTCACAGACCCCAAACCTTTATTCAACAGGGGCGTTCAGGCTCTTTTACCAGCAGTAATCTAATGTCCGTTGAATCTGCTGACAACGTGGCGAGGATTAACGATGGGCACATACAAGACAGTATGCCGCAAGCGACACAAGCAGAAGAAATGGCTAGCGGGGAATCAGGTGAGTATGCTTCAGATGTCGAAAACAGCCCTATCAAAAATGCGCGCGCTGAAGTCGCACAAGGCTATATAGGTGACTCTGCGGGGCTGGATCCAgaaaaaagcttcaaaggGAGCGCATCCATTGAAAATGACAAGGCTTCTTCGAACCAGAGCTTTGTTGATGCATGTTTGAATGTGAGCAAGACTGGAATGGAAAAGGGTTCTGAGTATGACGACGATTATGAAATACACAACTCaaaggaggaagaaaacatcaaaagGATGAAGAGCATATATGAAGTTTACCTTGATAGGAACGGAACTGTTAGAACAGTCAATCCTCCCTCGAAAGAaaccgaagaagaactgggGGCTCACGAGGAGGGCTTTGCAGCTTCAGAGTCGCTTCCAGCAGGCGCTTCCTTCCAAATTCATGAAGCAGCTGagcgccaaaaacagctaGATGCAAGTAACGCTGGAGTTgtgcgcgatgagctgcaACTACCCGGTCAAGGAGAAGAGACGGTTGCTCGTACCAGAGCCGCCTCTTCCATATACTCGGAATTGCCTGCAATGCCTCAACAAACCGCCCAGGCAAACCAGTACCGCAGACAGGCACCATATGAGCAACCAGCTCAATA from Lachancea thermotolerans CBS 6340 chromosome C complete sequence includes:
- the PET54 gene encoding Pet54p (similar to uniprot|P10834 Saccharomyces cerevisiae YGR222W PET54 Protein required for splicing of the COX1 intron AI5 beta also specifically required together with Pet122p and Pet494p for translation of the COX3 mRNA located in the mitochondrial inner membrane), giving the protein MKSVYLGKRHPFIYFSKVRPGNKIIKLSMSLTDYEQKRDNAPAGNIRTLELRINPMSSSKVVKSVLGKLKSTGNVVGSYPAAHNAARGHGSEDEELKYAKPRILELKSYNPLLAKSDFVDLLPQTRFSTRAVASSVLDFEVLKVRDPRYFQFRDKYRLVFPDHKTMEAYRKYITFSRVDGVRPHFTQSSSQNPEVGYGLYARNLLAAFDSRESFFHTLRSGRGAGTPELTLETIRKTVEPLQTKSLLVWNFPSDLRPYHIMDRFWLYDIKHCFKLYWDPTTGRTLTFMAFNSEDDCARFSQNYHGVYFHENDDCKLLVEALT
- a CDS encoding KLTH0C01936p (weakly similar to uniprot|P32900 Saccharomyces cerevisiae YHR149C SKG6 Protein of unknown function found in the bud tip and bud neck potential Cdc28p substrate); the protein is MITTSIERPTTTVFLAPPRIFRRADSSTNSGSSTSESSSKASSTKCGNGSKCTLPADRTESATVAVAVVVPVVVVILVLGFVLWKVWRRSRKEAMEDNDPDFDGDGEYMPAANAGYELKENSVPTSGSNFDDYEFKSQGYPADAGYAGSNYYKPPIVDPFQLPMSDDAGDLRTFARSIQNNEFDGYRLASHSASELSLSNPTGGFHRPQTFIQQGRSGSFTSSNLMSVESADNVARINDGHIQDSMPQATQAEEMASGESGEYASDVENSPIKNARAEVAQGYIGDSAGLDPEKSFKGSASIENDKASSNQSFVDACLNVSKTGMEKGSEYDDDYEIHNSKEEENIKRMKSIYEVYLDRNGTVRTVNPPSKETEEELGAHEEGFAASESLPAGASFQIHEAAERQKQLDASNAGVVRDELQLPGQGEETVARTRAASSIYSELPAMPQQTAQANQYRRQAPYEQPAQYEYQPEYYNDPNAVYSYQNQAYMPQQYHHPQALENIEELPNPSSLPFSATTSSLTSYNKKAGRSLTPGGMPVYNGTKVNPIDHPELFYSQSSLVDEQPAYAQQTPSQGQVLPHHLRQSVVMTNPAQLSHPTLFKPAGSFRNFSAANSRNNSMTSQHSVQQHQTQLAHQRVSGILDDHDTVQPPRLGGILPHSGSHDDLRRQLGSSDNYNVS